The Rhodoferax sediminis genome has a segment encoding these proteins:
- the ntrC gene encoding nitrogen regulation protein NR(I) → MKPIWIVDDDQSIRFVLEKALLREDLPTRSFTNPRDVLAALDENGGEGPQVLVSDIRMPGGSGLDLLEKVKARHPGLPVIIMTAFSDLDSAVSAFQGGAFEYLPKPFDLPKAVELIRRAVEESQREEVAEERMADAPEMLGQAPAMQDVFRAIGRLSQSNVTVMITGESGSGKELVARALHKHSPRGDAGNNGPFVAINTAAIPKDLLESELFGHERGAFTGAQTMRRGRFEQAEGGTLFLDEIGDMPFDLQTRLLRVLSDGHFYRVGGHTAVKANVRVIAATHQDLEQRVKDGAFREDLFHRLNVIRLRLPALRERREDIPTLTRHFLQQSAKQLGIEPKRISDAALARLSAFSFPGNVRQLENICHWLTVMAPAQVIEPKDLPPEVLLATPGDAVAPAPAAAAAPAEPQGGTAATGGDTAATGLPAEPLAGAPTPVGTALLSAPAGAWERGLEVEAQMLLAAGRLDVWDELTRRFESRLILTALAATRGRRIEAAHKLGIGRNTITRKIQELGLE, encoded by the coding sequence GAAGCCGATCTGGATAGTTGATGATGACCAGTCGATCCGCTTCGTGCTGGAAAAGGCACTGCTGCGCGAAGACCTGCCCACGCGCAGCTTCACGAACCCGCGCGACGTGCTGGCGGCCCTGGACGAGAATGGGGGCGAAGGCCCCCAGGTGCTGGTGAGCGACATCCGCATGCCGGGCGGCTCGGGCCTGGATCTGCTGGAGAAGGTCAAGGCCAGGCACCCCGGCCTGCCGGTCATCATCATGACGGCGTTCTCGGACCTGGACAGTGCCGTCTCGGCGTTCCAGGGCGGCGCCTTCGAATACCTGCCCAAGCCGTTCGACCTGCCCAAGGCGGTGGAGCTGATCCGCCGCGCGGTCGAGGAGAGCCAGCGTGAAGAGGTGGCGGAAGAACGCATGGCCGATGCGCCCGAAATGCTGGGCCAGGCGCCCGCCATGCAGGACGTGTTTCGCGCCATCGGGCGCCTGTCCCAGAGCAACGTCACGGTCATGATCACGGGTGAATCGGGCTCCGGCAAGGAACTGGTCGCGCGCGCGCTGCACAAGCATTCGCCGCGCGGCGACGCCGGCAACAACGGCCCGTTCGTGGCCATCAACACCGCCGCCATCCCGAAAGACCTGCTGGAGTCCGAGCTGTTCGGCCATGAGCGCGGCGCCTTCACCGGCGCGCAAACCATGCGCCGCGGGCGCTTCGAGCAGGCCGAGGGCGGCACGCTGTTCCTCGACGAAATCGGCGACATGCCGTTTGACTTGCAGACGCGCCTGCTGCGCGTGCTCTCCGACGGGCACTTCTACCGGGTCGGCGGCCACACGGCGGTCAAGGCCAACGTGCGCGTGATTGCCGCCACGCACCAGGATCTGGAGCAGCGCGTCAAGGACGGCGCTTTCCGCGAGGATTTGTTCCACCGCCTGAACGTGATCCGGCTGCGCCTGCCCGCGCTGCGCGAGCGCCGTGAAGACATTCCCACGCTGACGCGCCACTTCCTGCAGCAAAGCGCCAAGCAGCTCGGCATCGAGCCCAAACGCATCTCCGACGCGGCGCTGGCCCGCTTGAGCGCGTTCAGCTTTCCCGGCAATGTGCGCCAGCTGGAGAACATCTGCCACTGGCTGACCGTGATGGCGCCCGCGCAGGTCATCGAGCCCAAGGATCTGCCGCCCGAGGTCCTGCTGGCAACGCCGGGCGATGCCGTGGCGCCGGCGCCTGCCGCCGCTGCGGCACCGGCCGAGCCGCAGGGGGGCACTGCGGCTACCGGCGGTGACACCGCAGCCACGGGACTGCCTGCGGAACCATTGGCCGGTGCGCCAACCCCCGTGGGCACGGCTCTGCTTTCTGCGCCGGCAGGCGCCTGGGAGCGTGGGCTCGAAGTCGAGGCGCAGATGCTGCTGGCTGCAGGACGCCTCGATGTGTGGGACGAGTTGACGCGCCGCTTCGAGTCCCGGCTGATCCTCACGGCGCTGGCCGCTACGCGCGGCCGGCGCATCGAGGCGGCACACAAGCTGGGCATCGGCCGCAACACCATCACACGCAAGATCCAGGAGCTGGGTCTTGAATGA
- a CDS encoding exodeoxyribonuclease III, which produces MKLATWNINSLTVRLPQVLDWLTANPVDVLALQELKITDDKFPAAAFLEAGYQAQWFGQKTYNGVALLSRTPAADVIKNIPGFSDEQSRVLCGTVDGVRVIGAYFPNGQAPGTEKFEYKMHWLRALRDWVREELATHPKLVLMGDYNITFDDADVWDPVGLKDQIHCTEEERYHLRALVALGLMDAHRLFAQPEKSYSWWDYRDFAFRRNHGLRIDHILVSAALKPAVQSCVIDKAPRKNERPSDHAPVVIDLQLL; this is translated from the coding sequence CCTGGAACATCAACTCGCTCACCGTGCGACTGCCGCAGGTGCTGGACTGGCTGACCGCGAATCCGGTGGATGTGCTGGCGCTGCAGGAACTGAAGATAACGGACGACAAATTCCCCGCCGCGGCATTCCTGGAGGCGGGCTACCAGGCCCAATGGTTCGGCCAGAAAACCTACAACGGTGTGGCGCTGCTGTCGCGCACCCCCGCTGCGGACGTGATCAAGAACATCCCCGGCTTCAGCGACGAGCAATCGCGCGTGCTGTGCGGCACGGTGGACGGCGTGCGCGTGATCGGGGCCTATTTCCCGAACGGGCAGGCGCCTGGCACCGAGAAGTTCGAGTACAAGATGCACTGGCTGCGCGCGCTACGCGACTGGGTGCGCGAGGAGCTGGCGACGCATCCGAAGCTGGTGCTGATGGGCGACTACAACATCACCTTCGACGACGCCGATGTGTGGGACCCAGTGGGCCTGAAGGACCAGATTCACTGCACGGAAGAAGAGCGCTACCACCTGCGCGCGCTGGTTGCGCTGGGCCTGATGGATGCCCACCGGCTGTTTGCGCAGCCCGAAAAAAGCTACAGCTGGTGGGACTATCGCGATTTCGCGTTCCGGCGCAACCACGGCCTGCGCATCGACCACATCCTGGTCAGCGCCGCGCTCAAGCCCGCGGTGCAGAGCTGCGTGATCGACAAGGCGCCGCGCAAAAACGAGCGCCCCAGCGACCATGCACCAGTCGTCATCGATCTACAGTTACTATAA